A window of the Comamonas sp. Y33R10-2 genome harbors these coding sequences:
- a CDS encoding autotransporter outer membrane beta-barrel domain-containing protein has protein sequence MNKVYRSVWNESLGSWVAVSECQSTQGKSSKAGLGAKVVSASHALGKGLLNVSLGLSLTVVSQTALAACPPDTSAGVQVITGEICTAALPVYNGTLSASQPSSVLNVGATTVQGSTGANLNLSGLFGVSPIPAPNTAPPAVPGINGDGVFAFNAGTINLTGDTSIFLDGPRSTGLRVDSGGTISSAGKLLIYGANIHNSMAGPVVAGVNSSVPSNQGIINLKDASIYLANVSGVSALGARGGGLINVTGNTYVRVLGTDSLTPIDAQWGGMVQLGQNTRVDFAGNSTNGGGIVAEFVSTNPSTIKFGPGVSNGQVTVRTEGSPGIIVVQGNLIDFSGGKLDVQVAVPVINLAGKLQGTGNPSSFALLASGTYNGRVSTLKYRDADVLSNENHAIYANAAGLIESTGATTAKTTRPGAYAIAVQGSASLISLNDAAATAEGAGAGGVWADAGKMKIAGKLAVNSQAGTGAVVTNGGTIAVQGALSIDAAAGSGVSVSGNSSSFTAEQAQSGGHINTSGSAVVMTSGQDMRVSLSGLDSMTTSSSSAALIDVIGSDKATQGSVITLNRSSANAVGSNLLLNVASSPSLAFNVSASQLTGNVVADATSPVQMALSNASTLMGAVNAPALNLVLKDTASTWHVATSSLLNKLNNAGTVVFDGAASGNNSADYRTVTVNNYVGNNGLLKIRTFQQESGSASDKLVIKDGGSATGNTTVQVTNTGGLGAPTTTTGDGKGIQVVQALGTAVTNAATFALQGGTLIAGAYEYSLDRNADQSWYLTSVDAPPPPPSPAPAPAPAPAPAPAPAPAPAPAPAPAPAPAPAPAPAPAPAPAPAPAPAPAPAPNPAPPKDTLSPTVSLYSTAPSLILLQNAAVMDSLHERMGGNADGPTEKTRADDGRLWVRVIGNGGDIRPKGQGVQGGLGARFDYRTYALQLGVDVLREDDGQGLRTAAGLYLVQAYSSSDVKHYDDRQAGKNALNSTSLGAYWTRFFPQGTYLDVVGQYSYHSLKSSYQHQSVGTFKTKGDSVSLSLEGGKSFELESGLKLEPQLQLRVQRGSLDSANDGASAVSFDNLKSLSTRAGLRLSRHFESTNLWGRFDVIHEFEGRSNTTVSTLRGAYPLTVVSSLKGTSVALTGGVESKISTKTSLYASGRYEKRLTGGGHSVAVTAGVKWIW, from the coding sequence ATGAACAAGGTCTATCGAAGTGTCTGGAACGAATCCCTTGGCTCCTGGGTGGCCGTATCTGAGTGTCAGTCCACTCAGGGCAAGTCCAGCAAGGCCGGGCTTGGTGCAAAAGTCGTCAGCGCTTCTCATGCATTGGGCAAGGGCTTGCTCAATGTATCGCTGGGCCTATCGCTAACGGTGGTTTCTCAAACCGCGCTGGCGGCATGCCCTCCAGACACTTCGGCTGGGGTGCAAGTTATAACGGGTGAGATTTGTACTGCAGCACTGCCGGTCTATAACGGAACGCTGAGTGCGTCTCAACCTAGCAGCGTACTGAACGTCGGCGCGACTACTGTGCAAGGATCCACAGGGGCGAACCTAAATCTGAGTGGCCTTTTTGGAGTAAGTCCTATACCTGCTCCGAATACAGCGCCTCCAGCCGTTCCGGGAATTAATGGTGATGGTGTATTCGCATTTAATGCAGGCACCATCAACCTGACAGGTGATACCTCTATTTTTCTGGATGGACCTAGAAGCACCGGTTTGAGGGTTGATAGCGGAGGAACAATTTCTTCAGCAGGAAAGCTTTTGATCTATGGTGCAAATATCCATAACAGTATGGCCGGCCCTGTAGTCGCTGGTGTGAATTCAAGCGTCCCGAGCAATCAAGGCATCATCAATCTGAAAGATGCTTCTATCTATTTGGCAAATGTGTCTGGCGTTTCTGCCCTTGGTGCGCGCGGCGGTGGTCTGATCAATGTCACGGGTAATACTTATGTCCGTGTGTTGGGTACAGATTCATTGACGCCGATTGATGCCCAATGGGGTGGCATGGTGCAACTGGGCCAGAACACACGGGTTGACTTTGCAGGCAATTCAACCAATGGAGGAGGTATTGTCGCGGAGTTCGTCAGTACTAACCCATCGACGATCAAGTTTGGTCCCGGTGTGAGCAATGGACAGGTGACGGTGCGAACAGAAGGCTCTCCCGGGATTATTGTCGTTCAAGGCAACTTGATTGATTTTTCCGGGGGCAAGTTGGACGTACAGGTGGCTGTGCCGGTAATCAACTTAGCGGGAAAACTGCAAGGGACTGGAAACCCATCGAGCTTCGCCCTGCTTGCAAGTGGAACTTATAACGGGCGTGTCAGTACCCTTAAATATCGTGATGCAGATGTGCTCAGCAATGAAAACCATGCTATCTATGCCAATGCAGCTGGCTTGATTGAGTCCACAGGAGCCACCACGGCCAAGACGACTCGCCCGGGAGCGTATGCCATTGCTGTTCAAGGTTCAGCTAGCCTGATTAGCTTGAATGACGCTGCTGCAACCGCCGAGGGTGCAGGTGCAGGGGGCGTTTGGGCTGATGCGGGGAAAATGAAGATCGCCGGCAAGCTGGCGGTGAATTCCCAAGCTGGCACCGGAGCCGTTGTCACCAATGGCGGAACTATTGCCGTGCAAGGCGCATTGAGCATTGATGCAGCTGCCGGCTCAGGTGTGAGTGTGTCTGGCAATAGCTCTTCCTTTACGGCAGAGCAGGCGCAAAGTGGAGGGCACATCAACACGTCCGGTAGTGCCGTGGTGATGACCAGCGGCCAGGACATGAGGGTCAGCCTAAGCGGGCTGGACAGCATGACGACGAGCAGCAGCAGTGCGGCGTTGATCGATGTTATCGGTTCAGATAAGGCGACTCAAGGCTCAGTCATTACCCTGAACCGCTCGAGCGCCAATGCCGTTGGCTCGAACCTCCTGCTCAATGTTGCTTCAAGCCCGTCACTGGCTTTCAATGTCAGTGCCAGCCAACTCACGGGCAATGTCGTGGCCGACGCAACCTCTCCGGTGCAGATGGCACTCTCCAATGCCAGCACTTTAATGGGCGCTGTCAATGCACCGGCTCTGAACCTGGTTTTGAAAGACACCGCAAGCACCTGGCATGTTGCCACCAGCTCACTGCTGAACAAGTTGAACAACGCTGGCACCGTGGTGTTTGATGGCGCTGCCAGCGGCAACAATTCTGCGGACTATCGCACTGTGACGGTGAACAACTATGTGGGCAATAACGGCCTGCTGAAAATACGCACTTTTCAGCAAGAAAGTGGGTCAGCCAGCGACAAGCTGGTGATCAAGGATGGCGGCTCTGCCACTGGCAATACAACGGTGCAAGTTACCAATACCGGCGGTTTGGGCGCTCCCACCACCACCACGGGTGATGGCAAAGGTATTCAAGTCGTACAGGCGCTGGGCACTGCTGTCACCAATGCAGCTACTTTTGCGCTGCAGGGCGGAACCCTGATCGCAGGTGCTTATGAATATTCGTTGGACCGAAATGCGGATCAGAGCTGGTATTTGACCTCTGTCGACGCTCCTCCACCGCCTCCCTCCCCTGCCCCTGCCCCTGCCCCTGCTCCTGCTCCTGCCCCTGCTCCTGCCCCTGCCCCTGCCCCTGCTCCTGCTCCTGCTCCTGCTCCTGCTCCTGCTCCTGCTCCTGCTCCTGCTCCTGCTCCTGCTCCTGCTCCTGCACCAGCACCAGCACCAGCACCAAATCCTGCGCCTCCCAAAGATACCCTGAGCCCTACGGTGTCCTTGTACTCTACGGCTCCTAGCCTGATCCTGCTGCAAAACGCAGCAGTGATGGACAGTCTGCATGAGCGCATGGGCGGCAATGCCGATGGACCCACCGAGAAAACGCGAGCGGACGATGGCCGCTTATGGGTCCGTGTGATTGGCAATGGCGGTGACATCCGCCCCAAAGGCCAGGGCGTGCAAGGTGGTCTTGGAGCCCGTTTTGATTACCGTACCTATGCGCTGCAACTAGGCGTAGATGTGCTTCGCGAAGACGATGGACAGGGCCTACGCACAGCGGCTGGTTTGTATCTGGTTCAGGCCTATTCAAGCAGCGATGTGAAGCACTATGACGACCGCCAGGCCGGTAAAAATGCGCTCAACTCCACCAGTCTGGGGGCGTACTGGACCCGCTTCTTCCCACAGGGTACTTATCTCGATGTGGTGGGGCAGTACAGCTATCACTCACTGAAGTCCAGCTATCAGCACCAGAGCGTCGGCACGTTCAAAACCAAGGGCGATAGCGTGAGCCTCTCACTAGAGGGCGGCAAATCCTTTGAGCTGGAATCGGGCCTCAAGCTCGAACCACAACTGCAATTGCGCGTTCAGCGCGGCAGCTTGGATAGCGCCAACGATGGCGCCAGTGCCGTGAGTTTTGACAACCTCAAATCTCTGAGCACACGTGCTGGTCTGCGCCTGTCACGCCATTTCGAAAGCACCAACTTGTGGGGCCGTTTCGATGTAATTCATGAGTTTGAAGGGCGCAGCAACACCACGGTCAGTACCTTGCGCGGCGCTTACCCGTTGACAGTGGTGTCGAGCCTGAAGGGAACCTCAGTGGCACTGACTGGGGGCGTAGAGAGCAAAATTTCGACAAAGACGTCGCTTTATGCCTCAGGCCGCTATGAAAAGAGATTGACCGGCGGCGGCCACAGCGTGGCTGTGACCGCAGGCGTCAAATGGATCTGGTAA
- a CDS encoding YebC/PmpR family DNA-binding transcriptional regulator gives MGAQWKAKGKALVADAKGKLFGKLVKEIMVAARLGGGDPAANSRLRMAVEAARKASMPKDTLDRAIKKGAGVGADAVNYASVLFEGYAPHRVPVMVECLTDNPNRTAPNMRVCFRKGQMSAVAWDFDHVGMIEGEAESGADVEMAAIEAGAQDFEAGDEEGVTLFITEIADLDAVSKTLPSHGVKVLSVKLGYKAKNPVSMSSLSAEQQEEVQDFLAGLENDDDVQHVFAGLVD, from the coding sequence ATGGGCGCGCAATGGAAAGCAAAGGGCAAGGCGCTGGTCGCCGATGCCAAGGGCAAGCTGTTTGGCAAGCTGGTCAAAGAAATCATGGTCGCAGCCCGTCTGGGCGGCGGTGACCCCGCAGCCAATTCGCGCCTGCGTATGGCGGTTGAAGCGGCCCGCAAGGCTTCCATGCCCAAGGACACGCTGGACCGCGCTATTAAAAAGGGCGCCGGCGTTGGCGCTGACGCAGTGAACTACGCCAGCGTGCTGTTTGAGGGCTACGCCCCTCACCGCGTGCCGGTGATGGTGGAATGCCTGACCGACAACCCTAACCGTACCGCGCCCAATATGCGCGTGTGTTTCCGCAAGGGTCAGATGAGCGCTGTGGCATGGGACTTTGACCATGTGGGCATGATCGAAGGCGAAGCCGAAAGCGGCGCTGACGTGGAAATGGCTGCCATTGAAGCGGGTGCTCAGGACTTTGAAGCAGGCGACGAAGAAGGCGTGACTTTGTTCATTACCGAAATCGCCGATCTGGACGCTGTCAGCAAAACCCTGCCATCGCATGGCGTGAAGGTTCTGTCCGTCAAGCTGGGTTACAAGGCCAAGAACCCCGTCAGCATGTCTAGCCTGTCTGCCGAGCAGCAAGAAGAAGTGCAAGACTTCTTGGCTGGTCTGGAAAACGACGATGACGTGCAACACGTCTTCGCCGGTCTGGTTGACTGA
- a CDS encoding virulence factor MviN produces the protein MSERLVLWNAPQGKGLVLLMALFAWSGLMLAWGLMEMDFSGGALGYGLSLQAWMALGAALSLTMAWLLFQRSKAAVLVGWLYVLTTLISQIAGVVIMGRYGVYDVWSVVIWLLMLAFWGAVLVYLHFLRRHGFLR, from the coding sequence ATGTCTGAAAGACTCGTTTTGTGGAATGCGCCTCAGGGCAAAGGTTTGGTGCTGCTGATGGCGCTGTTTGCTTGGTCCGGCCTGATGCTAGCCTGGGGCCTGATGGAAATGGATTTTTCGGGTGGAGCGCTGGGTTACGGTCTGAGCTTGCAGGCCTGGATGGCGCTAGGCGCTGCGCTGAGTTTGACCATGGCCTGGCTTTTGTTTCAGCGCAGCAAAGCCGCTGTGCTCGTGGGTTGGTTGTATGTGCTGACCACGCTGATCAGCCAGATCGCCGGGGTGGTAATCATGGGTCGGTATGGCGTGTATGACGTATGGAGTGTGGTCATCTGGCTGCTGATGCTTGCCTTCTGGGGTGCGGTGCTGGTCTATCTGCACTTTTTGCGTCGGCATGGCTTTCTGCGCTGA
- a CDS encoding nucleoside recognition domain-containing protein, with the protein MLNALWLGFFLVAAVAALAQWLIGGQADVFSGMVQALFSMAKLSVEVMVLLFGTLTLWLGFLRIAEKAGVVEWLAKVLGPLFAKLMPEVPRGHPALGLITLNFAANGLGLDNAATPMGLKAMRSLQELNPRPDSASNAQILFLVLNASSLTLLPVTIFMYRMQQGAPDPTLVFLPILLATSASTLVGLLSVAIVQRLPIFSPAVLAYLLPVALALGAFMAFLTTLSAAALAQLSSLMGNLTLFALIVLFVGLGAYRKVAVYDSFIEGAKEGFDVAKSLLPYLVAMLCAVGVFRASGALEYALSAIRWVVDAVGMDARFVDALPTALVKPFSGSAARAMLIETMQSQGVDSFAALAAATIQGSTETTFYVLAVYFGAVGIQRARHAVPCALLAELAGVVAAIVVCYQFFG; encoded by the coding sequence ATGCTCAATGCCTTGTGGCTGGGTTTCTTTTTGGTAGCAGCTGTGGCCGCGCTAGCGCAGTGGCTCATCGGCGGTCAGGCCGATGTGTTTTCCGGCATGGTGCAAGCCCTGTTCTCCATGGCCAAGCTATCGGTCGAGGTGATGGTGCTGCTGTTTGGCACGCTCACGCTGTGGCTAGGCTTTTTGCGCATTGCTGAAAAGGCGGGCGTGGTCGAATGGCTGGCCAAGGTGTTGGGGCCGCTGTTTGCCAAATTGATGCCCGAAGTGCCGCGCGGCCACCCGGCGCTGGGCCTGATTACGCTGAACTTTGCTGCCAACGGACTGGGGCTGGATAACGCGGCTACGCCTATGGGCCTTAAAGCGATGCGATCGCTGCAGGAGCTGAACCCGCGCCCGGACAGTGCATCCAATGCGCAAATTCTGTTTCTGGTGCTCAACGCGTCATCGCTCACCTTGCTGCCCGTCACCATCTTCATGTACCGCATGCAGCAAGGTGCGCCAGACCCAACGCTGGTTTTTTTGCCCATCTTGCTGGCCACTTCCGCTTCGACTTTAGTGGGTTTGCTCAGCGTGGCTATCGTGCAGCGACTGCCCATCTTCAGCCCCGCGGTGCTGGCCTATTTGCTGCCTGTGGCGCTGGCGCTGGGTGCTTTTATGGCCTTTCTCACCACGCTGAGCGCGGCGGCGCTGGCCCAGCTTTCTTCGTTGATGGGCAACCTCACGCTGTTTGCCCTGATCGTGCTGTTTGTGGGGCTGGGCGCTTACCGCAAAGTCGCTGTGTACGACAGCTTTATCGAAGGCGCCAAAGAAGGCTTTGATGTGGCCAAAAGCCTGCTGCCCTACCTCGTGGCCATGCTTTGCGCCGTGGGCGTGTTTCGCGCATCAGGGGCGCTGGAATATGCACTGTCAGCCATTCGCTGGGTGGTAGATGCCGTGGGCATGGACGCCCGCTTTGTCGACGCCCTGCCCACTGCGCTGGTCAAACCGTTCTCGGGCAGTGCCGCCCGCGCCATGCTGATTGAGACCATGCAAAGCCAAGGCGTGGACAGCTTTGCCGCCCTAGCCGCCGCCACCATTCAAGGCAGCACAGAAACCACCTTTTACGTGCTGGCCGTGTACTTTGGCGCCGTAGGCATTCAACGCGCCCGCCACGCCGTGCCCTGCGCGCTGCTGGCCGAGTTGGCTGGCGTGGTCGCCGCCATTGTGGTTTGCTATCAATTTTTTGGTTAA
- a CDS encoding N-methyl-D-aspartate receptor NMDAR2C subunit, with product MSTEPAQLFQTSWQRCWAHLNLTAPADLQQCLLAAYAEPQRHYHTQQHLAECLAHFDAAEQQAQHPGEVAIALWFHDAIYDIKAKDNELRSAEWAVRVLKNCGAAQEVCQRVHALIMATCHTVTPVEPDAKLLVDIDLAILGASPERFAEYDEQVAAEYSWVPRWVYAFKRKQVLKSFLQRDAIYTTPHFHQRLEAQARRNLGQI from the coding sequence ATGAGCACAGAGCCCGCCCAACTGTTTCAGACCTCATGGCAGCGCTGCTGGGCACACCTCAATCTGACAGCGCCCGCTGATCTTCAGCAGTGCCTGCTGGCCGCTTATGCAGAGCCTCAGCGCCACTATCACACCCAGCAGCATCTGGCTGAATGCTTGGCGCACTTTGATGCCGCCGAGCAGCAAGCCCAGCACCCCGGCGAGGTAGCCATTGCGCTGTGGTTTCACGATGCCATCTACGACATCAAAGCCAAAGACAATGAACTGCGCAGCGCTGAATGGGCTGTACGAGTTCTCAAAAACTGCGGCGCGGCGCAAGAGGTCTGCCAGCGCGTACATGCCCTCATCATGGCGACCTGTCACACCGTCACGCCCGTTGAGCCCGACGCCAAACTGCTGGTCGACATAGACCTCGCCATCCTCGGCGCCAGCCCAGAGCGCTTTGCCGAGTACGACGAGCAAGTCGCCGCCGAATACTCATGGGTGCCGCGATGGGTCTATGCCTTTAAGCGCAAGCAAGTTCTCAAAAGCTTTTTGCAGCGCGACGCTATTTACACCACGCCCCACTTTCACCAACGGCTTGAGGCGCAGGCGCGGCGCAACTTAGGGCAGATCTAA
- a CDS encoding flavin reductase family protein, with the protein MTEIDFSQLDTYARYKLMSSLIVPRPIALVTTLGPDGTVNAAPFSMFNMMGEDPPVVMLSINKVQDAAQKDTASNILRTGEFVVHITDEAMAAAMHRCGDRLPPEQSELLYTGLTATPSQSVKPPRIAEAPVAFECVLHETLETQSRYVFIGRVQWLAVREGLVDTEKWRVRLQEFFPVGRFGASFYVDCRGRFAIEAHEGKAQAQSGAASTVIDEM; encoded by the coding sequence ATGACCGAGATCGATTTTTCTCAACTCGATACCTATGCCCGCTACAAATTAATGTCCAGCCTGATCGTGCCGCGCCCGATTGCATTGGTAACCACGCTGGGGCCTGACGGCACGGTAAACGCCGCGCCTTTTAGCATGTTCAACATGATGGGCGAGGACCCGCCGGTGGTCATGCTCAGCATTAACAAGGTGCAAGATGCGGCGCAAAAAGACACAGCTAGCAACATCTTGCGCACGGGCGAATTTGTGGTTCACATCACCGATGAAGCCATGGCCGCTGCCATGCACCGTTGTGGCGACCGCCTGCCGCCAGAGCAAAGCGAGCTGCTGTATACGGGGCTGACGGCTACGCCCTCACAAAGCGTAAAACCCCCGCGTATTGCCGAGGCTCCGGTGGCCTTTGAATGCGTGCTGCATGAGACGCTGGAGACGCAAAGCCGTTATGTCTTTATTGGCAGGGTGCAATGGCTGGCCGTGCGCGAAGGGCTGGTAGACACCGAAAAATGGCGCGTGCGCCTGCAAGAGTTCTTCCCCGTGGGGCGCTTTGGAGCCAGTTTTTATGTCGACTGCCGGGGTCGCTTTGCCATTGAGGCGCATGAAGGTAAGGCCCAAGCCCAAAGCGGTGCGGCCAGCACGGTGATCGATGAGATGTGA
- a CDS encoding ABC transporter substrate-binding protein — MRKRLFLQAAATAIAMTWGSAQAAETPLKFQLDWRFEGPAALFVHPEQKGYFKQAGLNVSVEAASGAGAIQRVASGTHDLGFADLAALMEFHANNPDAPIKPVAVMVIYNTTPASVMALKKSGITKASDLTGKKLGAPIFDAGRRTFPIFAQANGVGDVQWSTMDPQLRETMLARGDLDAVTGYTFTSLLNLEARGVKPEDVVVLPYATHGVQLYGNVIIASPKLLAEKPEAVRAFLKAFAKGAKEAIASPEAAIASMKAKDGLVNTPLEVKRLKLTIETAIDSKGAREEGFGQLRTERLGKMAEQVAKAYATKNPVPVNAVWNGSFLPSAAELDILPKR; from the coding sequence ATGCGCAAACGACTTTTTCTGCAAGCTGCCGCAACCGCCATCGCTATGACATGGGGCAGCGCTCAGGCTGCAGAAACGCCGCTCAAATTTCAGCTGGACTGGCGCTTTGAAGGGCCCGCTGCCCTCTTCGTTCACCCCGAGCAAAAAGGCTACTTCAAGCAAGCGGGTCTGAACGTGAGTGTGGAAGCTGCCAGCGGCGCGGGCGCAATCCAGCGCGTGGCATCGGGCACGCATGATCTGGGCTTTGCCGACCTCGCCGCGCTGATGGAGTTTCACGCCAACAACCCCGACGCGCCTATCAAGCCCGTTGCCGTCATGGTGATCTACAACACCACGCCTGCTTCCGTCATGGCGCTCAAAAAATCCGGCATTACCAAGGCCAGCGACCTGACGGGTAAAAAGCTGGGCGCCCCTATTTTTGATGCGGGCCGCCGCACCTTCCCCATCTTTGCGCAAGCCAATGGCGTGGGTGATGTGCAGTGGAGCACCATGGACCCACAGCTGCGTGAAACCATGCTGGCGCGCGGTGACTTGGATGCGGTGACGGGCTACACCTTCACCAGCCTGCTCAACCTGGAAGCGCGGGGCGTCAAGCCCGAAGACGTGGTCGTGCTGCCTTACGCCACGCACGGCGTGCAACTCTACGGCAACGTCATCATTGCCAGCCCCAAGCTGTTAGCTGAAAAGCCCGAAGCTGTGCGCGCCTTCCTCAAGGCCTTTGCCAAGGGCGCCAAAGAAGCCATCGCCAGCCCTGAAGCCGCCATTGCATCGATGAAAGCCAAGGACGGACTGGTCAACACCCCGCTGGAAGTCAAACGCCTGAAGCTGACCATAGAGACCGCTATTGACAGCAAGGGAGCACGCGAGGAAGGCTTTGGCCAGCTGCGCACCGAGCGCCTGGGCAAAATGGCCGAGCAAGTGGCCAAGGCCTATGCCACCAAGAACCCTGTGCCCGTGAACGCTGTGTGGAATGGCAGCTTTTTGCCCAGTGCTGCAGAGCTGGATATCTTGCCCAAGCGCTGA
- the sbcB gene encoding exodeoxyribonuclease I produces MAHTFFWHDYETFGAQPRYDRPAQFAGIRTDAELNEIGDPVMWYCQPANDYLPDPQACLITGITPQRALEEGVPEHEFSALIEAQLAQPGTVGVGYNTIRFDDEVTRFMFWRNLTEPYAREWQNGCGRWDLLDVVRMVYALRPDGIQWPTKEDGTPSFKLEDLARANGLLHEQAHDALSDVRATIGLAKLIRSKQPRLFDFAFGLHKKEGALREMGLPATQEHARPFLHVTGMISPARGCIAAMWPLATHPTNKNEVICWDLSADPSELAGISIEELRLRMFTRQADLPEGVMRLPIKSIHVNKSPMVVGSLKTLSPAMAEKWGVDMEQALQYAAIARDLPDMSAQWKAVFTREAGEPLDADQDLYGGFVGNEDRRRLERIKRLSPQELALDKTGFDDARLGELVWRYRARNFPMTLNADEQQRWEEHRAACLIEGAGKARTAEQMFAMIDTLSETADERAEEILGALYDYADGIVPEV; encoded by the coding sequence ATGGCTCATACCTTCTTTTGGCACGACTACGAAACTTTTGGCGCCCAGCCGCGCTATGACCGCCCGGCGCAGTTTGCCGGCATACGCACGGACGCGGAACTCAACGAGATTGGCGATCCCGTCATGTGGTACTGCCAGCCTGCCAATGACTACCTGCCCGACCCGCAGGCCTGCCTCATCACCGGCATTACCCCCCAGCGCGCGCTGGAGGAGGGCGTGCCTGAGCATGAATTTTCGGCCTTGATTGAGGCCCAACTGGCCCAGCCCGGCACCGTGGGCGTGGGCTACAACACTATTCGCTTTGACGATGAAGTCACACGCTTCATGTTCTGGCGCAACCTCACCGAGCCCTATGCCCGCGAATGGCAAAACGGCTGTGGCCGCTGGGATTTGCTCGATGTCGTGCGCATGGTTTATGCGCTGCGCCCCGATGGCATCCAATGGCCGACCAAGGAAGACGGCACCCCCAGCTTCAAGCTCGAAGACTTGGCCCGTGCCAACGGCCTGCTGCATGAGCAGGCTCACGATGCATTGAGCGATGTGCGCGCCACCATCGGGCTGGCCAAACTCATCCGCAGCAAACAGCCGCGTTTGTTTGACTTTGCTTTTGGCTTGCACAAAAAAGAGGGCGCACTGCGCGAGATGGGCCTGCCCGCCACGCAAGAGCATGCCCGCCCGTTCTTGCATGTGACCGGCATGATCAGCCCCGCACGCGGATGTATTGCGGCGATGTGGCCGCTGGCCACGCACCCAACGAATAAGAACGAAGTCATCTGCTGGGATTTATCGGCAGACCCCAGTGAGTTAGCGGGCATCAGCATCGAAGAGCTACGCCTGCGCATGTTTACCCGCCAAGCGGATCTGCCAGAGGGCGTGATGCGCCTGCCCATTAAGAGTATTCACGTCAACAAATCGCCGATGGTGGTGGGTAGTCTTAAGACGCTTAGCCCCGCCATGGCTGAAAAGTGGGGCGTTGACATGGAGCAAGCCCTGCAATACGCCGCCATTGCCCGCGACCTGCCTGACATGAGCGCGCAGTGGAAGGCCGTGTTCACCCGCGAAGCGGGCGAGCCGCTGGATGCCGATCAAGACCTGTATGGCGGTTTTGTGGGCAATGAAGACCGCCGCCGCTTAGAGCGCATCAAGCGCCTGTCGCCGCAAGAGCTGGCGCTGGATAAAACTGGTTTTGACGACGCACGTTTGGGCGAGCTGGTCTGGCGCTACCGCGCGCGTAACTTCCCCATGACGCTCAACGCCGACGAGCAGCAGCGCTGGGAGGAGCACCGCGCCGCCTGCCTGATCGAAGGCGCAGGCAAAGCGCGCACGGCTGAGCAAATGTTCGCCATGATCGACACGCTGTCCGAAACCGCCGATGAGCGGGCCGAGGAAATCCTGGGTGCGCTGTATGACTATGCCGATGGGATCGTGCCTGAGGTCTGA
- a CDS encoding NAD-dependent protein deacetylase, with the protein MTHIAEPLALWRLQDWAHAHPRLLVIGGAGCSTEVGIPDYRDQNGQWKRPQPVTYQAFMGDALVRQRYWARSMLGWRVMAQAQPGAAHKALALLEQQGRLELLITQNVDGLHEAAGSKHTVDLHGRIDQVICTDCGHRFARADLQVQLLALNPAWAQLYAAPAPDGDADLEHQDFSQFVVPSCPHCGAGLIKPDVVFFGETVPRQRVQTCMDAVASADAVLIAGSSLMVYSGYRFAQAAHEQGKSIIAINRGVTRADALLDFKVEADVGQTLMSMVLA; encoded by the coding sequence TTGACTCATATTGCTGAACCCTTGGCGCTGTGGCGCTTGCAAGACTGGGCGCATGCCCACCCGCGCCTTCTGGTGATTGGCGGTGCAGGCTGCAGCACCGAAGTGGGTATTCCGGACTACCGCGACCAAAACGGGCAGTGGAAGCGCCCGCAGCCTGTGACTTATCAAGCCTTTATGGGCGATGCGCTGGTGCGCCAGCGCTACTGGGCGCGATCTATGTTGGGCTGGCGAGTCATGGCCCAAGCCCAACCTGGCGCGGCCCATAAAGCGCTGGCGCTGCTAGAGCAGCAAGGCCGGCTTGAATTGCTGATTACCCAGAATGTGGACGGCTTGCATGAAGCCGCTGGCAGCAAGCACACCGTTGACTTGCATGGTCGCATTGATCAAGTCATTTGCACCGACTGCGGCCACCGCTTTGCGCGGGCTGATTTGCAAGTGCAATTGCTGGCCTTGAACCCTGCATGGGCGCAGCTCTACGCAGCACCCGCGCCGGATGGCGATGCCGACCTAGAGCATCAAGACTTCAGCCAGTTTGTGGTGCCCAGTTGTCCTCATTGCGGCGCGGGCCTGATCAAACCCGATGTGGTCTTTTTTGGCGAAACCGTGCCTCGCCAGAGGGTGCAGACTTGCATGGATGCCGTGGCTAGCGCCGATGCGGTGCTGATTGCCGGCTCATCCCTGATGGTGTATTCGGGCTACCGTTTTGCACAGGCTGCGCATGAGCAGGGCAAAAGCATCATCGCCATCAACCGAGGCGTGACGCGCGCGGATGCGCTGCTGGACTTTAAGGTCGAGGCGGATGTGGGGCAGACCTTGATGTCGATGGTATTAGCTTGA